A window of the Scophthalmus maximus strain ysfricsl-2021 chromosome 8, ASM2237912v1, whole genome shotgun sequence genome harbors these coding sequences:
- the hap1 gene encoding trafficking kinesin-binding protein 1 isoform X1 — MDGEAEGTFSPVTMEVWSFSASEEEEEEEKSTSSLADETVEEEKKYLNGNNNNNNNNNDGLCREVTQVLCSDRVGQVTKTYHDIKAVTHLLEEKERDLELAARIGQSLLKQNQELTARNEMLDEQLEIAKEEIAQLRHELSMRDDLLQFYASTEDTENAESLSPIKRNESCSSLTNFVHYDFLQQKLKGLEDENRKLRFEANELTTETTNYEEQEQELMMVCVEELSSVNKQMVDLSEELARKVEDSLRQQEEISSLLAQIVDQQARCKGLAHENEGLNQQLSASRESQRKLKSELKDLQDKYSESEDMLREAREDIKNLRNKSLPNSTVQRYTALASVLPMDSLAAEIEGTFRKGLDTPAPPEYKNHPWRVFETVKVVNKVGRVRSLCHSPGLPGSSPMSARSSCTSTPRTSYYGSDNASFTLEDKPTSSHAQKEDNSVVGPKRLGQPGTPGGQDLEAALRSLSARQENHSSERPFFEVERERKLRALAADSEEGEGSSGFLTPNSLASSPAASSGTNYSNGSSRHSCSSSGGSRSYLPDRLQIVKPLEGSVTLHQWQQLAKPNLGGILHPRPGVLTKDFRELEVDIQHVYSLNDLEEDEPDLSQLSGAHGMVSPPGPNLPQTSPTHTITTCQVLQPSLLIPSFSTSLHSFGLPFCRNSEHVSTSSPAHQQHFSLGGRTTTTTTSNITTPSTGLLQLLQERGISASPYPHHHLHDIHSTKPLFTAKDKGGGSSPDKEGRRNIFSLNLVGKLQRLGLNRVAAWGMMGHSGEEREAAWQRPKV, encoded by the exons ATGGACGGAGAGGCAGAGGGCACTTTTTCTCCAGTCACCATGGAGGTGTGGAGCTTCTCGgcatctgaggaggaggaggaagaagagaagagcacCTCCAGTCTTGCGGATGAAAcagtagaggaggagaagaaatatCTCAACggcaataacaataacaataataacaacaatgacgGCCTTTGCCGGGAGGTGACACAAG tgCTGTGCTCAGACAGAGTGGGCCAGGTCACCAAGACGTATCATGACATCAAGGCAGTCACCCACCTGCTGGAGGAG AAAGAGCGGGATCTCGAGTTGGCAGCACGGATTGGTCAGTCTCTCCTGAAGCAAAACCAAGAACTAACGGCGCGAAATGAAATGCTGGATGAACAGCTTGAAATTGCTAAGGAGGAg ATTGCACAACTTCGCCACGAGCTCTCGATGCGAGACGACCTCCTTCAATTCTATGCGAGCACCGAAGATACCGAGAACGCTGAATCGCTCTCACC gaTTAAAAGGAATGAATCATGCAGCTCCCTCACCAACTTTGTCCACTACGACTTCCTGCAGCAGAAACTGAAGGGTTTGGAGGATGAGAACCGTAAACTGAGATTTGAG GCTAATGAGCTCACAACAGAGACGACCAACTATGAGGAGCAAGAACAGGAgctgatgatggtgtgtgtggaaGAGCTCT CATCTGTCAATAAGCAGATGGTCGACCTGTCAGAGGAGCTGGCGCGGAAAGTAGAGGACTCCCTCCGACAGCAGGAGGAGATCAGCTCCCTGCTCGCTCAGATTGTGGACCAGCAAGCCCGCTGCAAAGGG CTCGCCCATGAGAACGAGGGGCTGAACCAACAGCTGAGTGCCTCCCGTGAGAGCCAGAGAAAACTCAAATCAGAG CTCAAGGACCTGCAGGACAAGTACTCGGAGAGTGAGGACATGCTCCGCGAGGCCCGAGAGGACATCAAAAACCTGCGGAACAAGAGCCTGCCCAACAGCACGGTTCAGCGGTACACAGCGCTGGCCTCTGTCCTGCCCATGGACTCTCTGGCAGCTGAGATAGAGGGCACCTTCCGCAAAGGCCTGGACACCCCGGCCCCGCCAGAATACAA GAACCACCCGTGGCGTGTGTTCGAAACGGTGAAGGTGGTGAACAAGGTCGGGAGGGTGCGGTCTCTGTGCCACTCCCCGGGACTCCCGGGCTCCAGCCCGATGTCTGCTCGCTCCAGTTGTACCAGCACCCCCCGAACCAGCTACTATGGCTCCGATAACGCCAGCTTCACCCTGGAGGACAAGCCCACCTCCAGTCATGCTCAGAAAGAggacaacag TGTTGTTGGGCCGAAGCGTCTGGGTCAGCCAGGCACACCAGGAGGCCAGGACCTCGAAGCTGCTTTGCGCAGCCTGTCGGCCCGCCAAGAGAACCACTCCTCTGAGCGGCCTTTCTTCGAGGTGGAGCGCGAGCGGAAGCTCCGCGCCTTGGCAGCTGACTCCGAGGAGGGCGAGGGCTCCTCGGGCTTCCTGACCCCAAACAGCCTGGCCTCCAGCCCGGCAGCGTCGTCGGGCACCAACTACTCCAACGGCAGCTCGCGgcactcctgcagctcctcaggAGGATCCAGGTCCTACCTGCCAGACCGCCTGCAGATCGTCAAACCTCTGGAAG GCTCGGTGACACTGCATCAGTGGCAGCAGCTGGCTAAACCGAACCTGGGGGGCATCCTGCATCCCCGTCCTGGCGTACTGACTAAAGACTTCCGGGAGCTCGAGGTTGACATACAGCACGTCTACAGCCTGAACgacctggaggaggatgagccCGACCTGTCGCAGCTTTCTGGAGCTCACGGCATGG TCTCTCCACCTGGTCCCAACCTCCCTCAGACCTCTCCCACACATACCATTACCACCTGCCAAGTCCTCCAACCCTCCCTTCTCATCCCCTCCTTCTCTACTAG CCTTCACTCTTTCGGCCTGCCATTTTGTCGGAACTCTGAGCACGTGAGCACTTCATCTCCAGCCCACCAGCAGCACTTTAGCCTGGGAGGCcggaccaccaccaccaccacctcaaaCATAACCACTCCATCAACGGgactcctgcagctgctgcaagAGCGCGGCATCTCCGCCTCCCCCTatccccaccaccacctgcacGACATCCACAGCACAAAACCCTTGTTCACAGCAAAAGACAAAGGTGGAGGGTCATCACCGGacaaggaaggaagaaggaacaTTTTCAGCCTGAACCTCGTGGGGAAGCTTCAGCGTCTCGGGTTGAACAGGGTGGCAGCCTGGGGGATGATGGGCCACAGTGGCGAGGAGAGAGAAGCCGCGTGGCAACGTCCGAAAGTCTAA
- the LOC118312222 gene encoding cholecystokinin isoform X1 — protein sequence MSWYKRVDRLRMTRFEPETPQHPFSCCTSHLLYTDMSVKVIVVFALLVAPLVCGAASSSESPAAGEAKEARNAQHDALQQLLAKRERASDAAHRRETAPRTRSAQTVRRAHLSEDEREIMTKQIMQAISEMMNSECMPDRDYQGWVDFGRRDAD from the exons ATGTCTTGGTATAAAAGGGTGGACCGGCTCAGAATGACCAGATTTGAACCAGAAACACCACAACATCCCTTCTCCTGTTGCACATCTCATCTTCTCTACACAG ATATGTCAGTGAAAGTCATTGTGGTGTTTGCACTGCTGGTCGCACCGCTGGTGTGCGGTGCGGCCTCCTCATCCGAGTCCCCTGCAGCTGGGGAGGCCAAGGAGGCACGCAACGCACAGCACGACGCACTTCAGCAGCTCCTGGccaagagggagagagcgagcgacGCGGCTCACAGACGGGAGACGGCGCCTCGGACCCGCTCGGCTCAGACGGTGCGACGGGCACACCTCTCGGAGGACGAGCGAGAGATTATGACCAAGCAAATAATGCAAGCAATTTCAG AGATGATGAACTCTGAGTGCATGCCAGATCGGGACTACCAGGGCTGGGTGGACTTTGGACGCCGGGACGCCGACTGA
- the LOC118312222 gene encoding uncharacterized protein LOC118312222 isoform X2, which produces MSWYKRVDRLRMTRFEPETPQHPFSCCTSHLLYTDMSVKVIVVFALLVAPLVCGAASSSESPAAGEAKEARNAQHDALQQLLAKRERASDAAHRRETAPRTRSAQTVRRAHLSEDEREIMTKQIMQAISGLVCSQR; this is translated from the exons ATGTCTTGGTATAAAAGGGTGGACCGGCTCAGAATGACCAGATTTGAACCAGAAACACCACAACATCCCTTCTCCTGTTGCACATCTCATCTTCTCTACACAG ATATGTCAGTGAAAGTCATTGTGGTGTTTGCACTGCTGGTCGCACCGCTGGTGTGCGGTGCGGCCTCCTCATCCGAGTCCCCTGCAGCTGGGGAGGCCAAGGAGGCACGCAACGCACAGCACGACGCACTTCAGCAGCTCCTGGccaagagggagagagcgagcgacGCGGCTCACAGACGGGAGACGGCGCCTCGGACCCGCTCGGCTCAGACGGTGCGACGGGCACACCTCTCGGAGGACGAGCGAGAGATTATGACCAAGCAAATAATGCAAGCAATTTCAG GACTGGTTTGTTCACAGAGATGA
- the hap1 gene encoding trafficking kinesin-binding protein 1 isoform X3, which yields MDGEAEGTFSPVTMEVWSFSASEEEEEEEKSTSSLADETVEEEKKYLNGNNNNNNNNNDGLCREVTQVLCSDRVGQVTKTYHDIKAVTHLLEEKERDLELAARIGQSLLKQNQELTARNEMLDEQLEIAKEEIAQLRHELSMRDDLLQFYASTEDTENAESLSPIKRNESCSSLTNFVHYDFLQQKLKGLEDENRKLRFEANELTTETTNYEEQEQELMMVCVEELSSVNKQMVDLSEELARKVEDSLRQQEEISSLLAQIVDQQARCKGLAHENEGLNQQLSASRESQRKLKSELKDLQDKYSESEDMLREAREDIKNLRNKSLPNSTVQRYTALASVLPMDSLAAEIEGTFRKGLDTPAPPEYKNHPWRVFETVKVVNKVGRVRSLCHSPGLPGSSPMSARSSCTSTPRTSYYGSDNASFTLEDKPTSSHAQKEDNSVVGPKRLGQPGTPGGQDLEAALRSLSARQENHSSERPFFEVERERKLRALAADSEEGEGSSGFLTPNSLASSPAASSGTNYSNGSSRHSCSSSGGSRSYLPDRLQIVKPLEGSVTLHQWQQLAKPNLGGILHPRPGVLTKDFRELEVDIQHVYSLNDLEEDEPDLSQLSGAHGMAFTLSACHFVGTLST from the exons ATGGACGGAGAGGCAGAGGGCACTTTTTCTCCAGTCACCATGGAGGTGTGGAGCTTCTCGgcatctgaggaggaggaggaagaagagaagagcacCTCCAGTCTTGCGGATGAAAcagtagaggaggagaagaaatatCTCAACggcaataacaataacaataataacaacaatgacgGCCTTTGCCGGGAGGTGACACAAG tgCTGTGCTCAGACAGAGTGGGCCAGGTCACCAAGACGTATCATGACATCAAGGCAGTCACCCACCTGCTGGAGGAG AAAGAGCGGGATCTCGAGTTGGCAGCACGGATTGGTCAGTCTCTCCTGAAGCAAAACCAAGAACTAACGGCGCGAAATGAAATGCTGGATGAACAGCTTGAAATTGCTAAGGAGGAg ATTGCACAACTTCGCCACGAGCTCTCGATGCGAGACGACCTCCTTCAATTCTATGCGAGCACCGAAGATACCGAGAACGCTGAATCGCTCTCACC gaTTAAAAGGAATGAATCATGCAGCTCCCTCACCAACTTTGTCCACTACGACTTCCTGCAGCAGAAACTGAAGGGTTTGGAGGATGAGAACCGTAAACTGAGATTTGAG GCTAATGAGCTCACAACAGAGACGACCAACTATGAGGAGCAAGAACAGGAgctgatgatggtgtgtgtggaaGAGCTCT CATCTGTCAATAAGCAGATGGTCGACCTGTCAGAGGAGCTGGCGCGGAAAGTAGAGGACTCCCTCCGACAGCAGGAGGAGATCAGCTCCCTGCTCGCTCAGATTGTGGACCAGCAAGCCCGCTGCAAAGGG CTCGCCCATGAGAACGAGGGGCTGAACCAACAGCTGAGTGCCTCCCGTGAGAGCCAGAGAAAACTCAAATCAGAG CTCAAGGACCTGCAGGACAAGTACTCGGAGAGTGAGGACATGCTCCGCGAGGCCCGAGAGGACATCAAAAACCTGCGGAACAAGAGCCTGCCCAACAGCACGGTTCAGCGGTACACAGCGCTGGCCTCTGTCCTGCCCATGGACTCTCTGGCAGCTGAGATAGAGGGCACCTTCCGCAAAGGCCTGGACACCCCGGCCCCGCCAGAATACAA GAACCACCCGTGGCGTGTGTTCGAAACGGTGAAGGTGGTGAACAAGGTCGGGAGGGTGCGGTCTCTGTGCCACTCCCCGGGACTCCCGGGCTCCAGCCCGATGTCTGCTCGCTCCAGTTGTACCAGCACCCCCCGAACCAGCTACTATGGCTCCGATAACGCCAGCTTCACCCTGGAGGACAAGCCCACCTCCAGTCATGCTCAGAAAGAggacaacag TGTTGTTGGGCCGAAGCGTCTGGGTCAGCCAGGCACACCAGGAGGCCAGGACCTCGAAGCTGCTTTGCGCAGCCTGTCGGCCCGCCAAGAGAACCACTCCTCTGAGCGGCCTTTCTTCGAGGTGGAGCGCGAGCGGAAGCTCCGCGCCTTGGCAGCTGACTCCGAGGAGGGCGAGGGCTCCTCGGGCTTCCTGACCCCAAACAGCCTGGCCTCCAGCCCGGCAGCGTCGTCGGGCACCAACTACTCCAACGGCAGCTCGCGgcactcctgcagctcctcaggAGGATCCAGGTCCTACCTGCCAGACCGCCTGCAGATCGTCAAACCTCTGGAAG GCTCGGTGACACTGCATCAGTGGCAGCAGCTGGCTAAACCGAACCTGGGGGGCATCCTGCATCCCCGTCCTGGCGTACTGACTAAAGACTTCCGGGAGCTCGAGGTTGACATACAGCACGTCTACAGCCTGAACgacctggaggaggatgagccCGACCTGTCGCAGCTTTCTGGAGCTCACGGCATGG CCTTCACTCTTTCGGCCTGCCATTTTGTCGGAACTCTGAGCACGTGA
- the LOC118312216 gene encoding keratin, type I cytoskeletal 50 kDa-like, translating to MPVTLVGQSSSHSSRSISSSSAMSLSGGSQVFGGGQALVSARGFYQRRAPSVYGGAGGSGTRISQSVFTFGSGSGSGSLTDYGEISVFNNEKGAMQNLNDRLASYLEKVHSLEVANRKLEMQIREFCEQKTTISRDLSSYYVNITDLQTKIARSRLENHAVILQIDNAQLAAEDFKMKFETEMNMRTMVEADVFRLRGVRDSLTLNVSDLEMQIEGLKEDIAYTKTSHQEELNLLRIQQSGTVNVEVDSVSSVDLTSVLEEIREQYEAVVAKNNLEIERWHQQQMEELKVVLTSKSTEVKTSYTQLSELKRTSQSLEINRQSILTEIQCLQQNMAEVNSRNSAKLNQLQMTINVLEVELQELRASIDQQKSEYCLLLDIKMRLELEIAEYRRLLEGSQYEKKTVIISKTVEEHKPHIERRVKTIVEEIVDGQVVSSTVDTQLEEIQ from the exons ATGCCTGTCACTCTCGTCGGCCAAAGCAGCAGCCACAGCTCCCGCAgcatctccagctccagcgCGATGAGCCTGAGCGGGGGGTCGCAGGTGTTCGGGGGCGGCCAGGCCCTCGTGTCCGCCCGCGGCTTCTACCAGAGACGCGCGCCCAGCGTGTACGGGGGCGCGGGCGGCTCCGGGACCCGCATCTCCCAGTCCGTCTTCACCttcggctccggctccggctccggctccctGACCGACTACGGCGAGATATCAGTGTTCAACAACGAGAAGGGGGCCATGCAGAACCTCAACGACCGCCTGGCCTCCTACCTGGAGAAG gtgcaCTCCCTGGAGGTGGCCAACAGGAAGCTGGAGATGCAGATCAGAGAGTTCTGTGAGCAGAAAACTACCATTTCCAGAGACCTCTCCAGCTACTATGTCAACATCACTGATCTTCAGACCAAG ATTGCAAGGAGCCGCCTAGAGAATCATGCCGTCATCCTGCAGATTGACAACGCTCAACTCGCTGCTGAAGACTTTAAAATGAA GTTTGAGACGGAGATGAACATGCGCACAATGGTGGAGGCCGATGTGTTCCGTCTCCGAGGGGTCCGGGACAGCCTGACTCTCAACGTCAGCGACCTGGAGATGCAGATCGAAGGTCTGAAAGAGGATATTGCATACACCAAGACCAGCCACCAGGAG GAGTTGAATCTGCTGAGGATCCAGCAGTCTGGCACTGTGAACGTGGAGGTGGACAGTGTCTCGTCTGTTGATCTGACCAGCGTCCTGGAGGAGATCAGGGAGCAGTACGAGGCTGTGGTCGCGAAGAACAATTTAGAGATTGAGAGGTGGCACCAACAGCAG aTGGAAGAGCTCAAGGTGGTACTCACTTCCAAGTCGACAGAGGTGAAGACATCTTACACCCAGCTGTCGGAGCTGAAGAGGACCTCCCAGAGTTTGGAGATAAATCGGCAAAGCATCCTCACAGAG ATTCAGTGCCTGCAGCAGAATATGGCAGAAGTGAACAGTCGCAACAGTGCTAAGCTCAACCAGCTGCAGATGACCATCAACgtgctggaggtggagctgcaggagctgaggGCCTCCATCGATCAGCAGAAGTCTGAGTACTGCCTGCTGCTGGACATCAAGAtgaggctggagctggagatcGCCGAGTACAGGAGGCTGCTGGAGGGATCGCAGTACGAGAAAAA GACTGTGATCATCAGCAAGACGGTGGAAG AGCATAAGCCCCACATCGAGAGGCGGGTGAAGACCATCGTGGAGGAGATAGTCGATGGACAGGTGGTGTCCTCCACGGTCGACACCCAATTGGAAGAAATTCAGTAA
- the hap1 gene encoding trafficking kinesin-binding protein 1 isoform X2 gives MDGEAEGTFSPVTMEVWSFSASEEEEEEEKSTSSLADETVEEEKKYLNGNNNNNNNNNDGLCREVTQVLCSDRVGQVTKTYHDIKAVTHLLEEKERDLELAARIGQSLLKQNQELTARNEMLDEQLEIAKEEIAQLRHELSMRDDLLQFYASTEDTENAESLSPIKRNESCSSLTNFVHYDFLQQKLKGLEDENRKLRFEANELTTETTNYEEQEQELMMVCVEELSSVNKQMVDLSEELARKVEDSLRQQEEISSLLAQIVDQQARCKGLAHENEGLNQQLSASRESQRKLKSELKDLQDKYSESEDMLREAREDIKNLRNKSLPNSTVQRYTALASVLPMDSLAAEIEGTFRKGLDTPAPPEYKNHPWRVFETVKVVNKVGRVRSLCHSPGLPGSSPMSARSSCTSTPRTSYYGSDNASFTLEDKPTSSHAQKEDNSVVGPKRLGQPGTPGGQDLEAALRSLSARQENHSSERPFFEVERERKLRALAADSEEGEGSSGFLTPNSLASSPAASSGTNYSNGSSRHSCSSSGGSRSYLPDRLQIVKPLEGSVTLHQWQQLAKPNLGGILHPRPGVLTKDFRELEVDIQHVYSLNDLEEDEPDLSQLSGAHGMVSPPGPNLPQTSPTHTITTCQVLQPSLLIPSFSTSGRKRLSRLFLQL, from the exons ATGGACGGAGAGGCAGAGGGCACTTTTTCTCCAGTCACCATGGAGGTGTGGAGCTTCTCGgcatctgaggaggaggaggaagaagagaagagcacCTCCAGTCTTGCGGATGAAAcagtagaggaggagaagaaatatCTCAACggcaataacaataacaataataacaacaatgacgGCCTTTGCCGGGAGGTGACACAAG tgCTGTGCTCAGACAGAGTGGGCCAGGTCACCAAGACGTATCATGACATCAAGGCAGTCACCCACCTGCTGGAGGAG AAAGAGCGGGATCTCGAGTTGGCAGCACGGATTGGTCAGTCTCTCCTGAAGCAAAACCAAGAACTAACGGCGCGAAATGAAATGCTGGATGAACAGCTTGAAATTGCTAAGGAGGAg ATTGCACAACTTCGCCACGAGCTCTCGATGCGAGACGACCTCCTTCAATTCTATGCGAGCACCGAAGATACCGAGAACGCTGAATCGCTCTCACC gaTTAAAAGGAATGAATCATGCAGCTCCCTCACCAACTTTGTCCACTACGACTTCCTGCAGCAGAAACTGAAGGGTTTGGAGGATGAGAACCGTAAACTGAGATTTGAG GCTAATGAGCTCACAACAGAGACGACCAACTATGAGGAGCAAGAACAGGAgctgatgatggtgtgtgtggaaGAGCTCT CATCTGTCAATAAGCAGATGGTCGACCTGTCAGAGGAGCTGGCGCGGAAAGTAGAGGACTCCCTCCGACAGCAGGAGGAGATCAGCTCCCTGCTCGCTCAGATTGTGGACCAGCAAGCCCGCTGCAAAGGG CTCGCCCATGAGAACGAGGGGCTGAACCAACAGCTGAGTGCCTCCCGTGAGAGCCAGAGAAAACTCAAATCAGAG CTCAAGGACCTGCAGGACAAGTACTCGGAGAGTGAGGACATGCTCCGCGAGGCCCGAGAGGACATCAAAAACCTGCGGAACAAGAGCCTGCCCAACAGCACGGTTCAGCGGTACACAGCGCTGGCCTCTGTCCTGCCCATGGACTCTCTGGCAGCTGAGATAGAGGGCACCTTCCGCAAAGGCCTGGACACCCCGGCCCCGCCAGAATACAA GAACCACCCGTGGCGTGTGTTCGAAACGGTGAAGGTGGTGAACAAGGTCGGGAGGGTGCGGTCTCTGTGCCACTCCCCGGGACTCCCGGGCTCCAGCCCGATGTCTGCTCGCTCCAGTTGTACCAGCACCCCCCGAACCAGCTACTATGGCTCCGATAACGCCAGCTTCACCCTGGAGGACAAGCCCACCTCCAGTCATGCTCAGAAAGAggacaacag TGTTGTTGGGCCGAAGCGTCTGGGTCAGCCAGGCACACCAGGAGGCCAGGACCTCGAAGCTGCTTTGCGCAGCCTGTCGGCCCGCCAAGAGAACCACTCCTCTGAGCGGCCTTTCTTCGAGGTGGAGCGCGAGCGGAAGCTCCGCGCCTTGGCAGCTGACTCCGAGGAGGGCGAGGGCTCCTCGGGCTTCCTGACCCCAAACAGCCTGGCCTCCAGCCCGGCAGCGTCGTCGGGCACCAACTACTCCAACGGCAGCTCGCGgcactcctgcagctcctcaggAGGATCCAGGTCCTACCTGCCAGACCGCCTGCAGATCGTCAAACCTCTGGAAG GCTCGGTGACACTGCATCAGTGGCAGCAGCTGGCTAAACCGAACCTGGGGGGCATCCTGCATCCCCGTCCTGGCGTACTGACTAAAGACTTCCGGGAGCTCGAGGTTGACATACAGCACGTCTACAGCCTGAACgacctggaggaggatgagccCGACCTGTCGCAGCTTTCTGGAGCTCACGGCATGG TCTCTCCACCTGGTCCCAACCTCCCTCAGACCTCTCCCACACATACCATTACCACCTGCCAAGTCCTCCAACCCTCCCTTCTCATCCCCTCCTTCTCTACTAG TGGCAGGAAACGCCTGTCGAGGCTCTTCCTCCAACTCTAG